The Alkalidesulfovibrio alkalitolerans DSM 16529 genome has a window encoding:
- a CDS encoding 2-oxoacid:acceptor oxidoreductase family protein — protein EAYFLPIFSLGREAGAPQAANMVLLGALCAADRLPFGLSRLAETIRTSMSPKLHDINLKAIELGARALRL, from the coding sequence GAGGCCTACTTCCTGCCGATCTTTTCGCTCGGCCGCGAGGCCGGAGCGCCCCAGGCCGCGAACATGGTCCTGCTCGGCGCGCTGTGCGCGGCCGACCGCCTGCCCTTCGGCCTGTCGCGCCTGGCCGAGACCATCCGCACCAGCATGTCCCCGAAACTACACGATATAAACCTCAAGGCCATCGAATTGGGCGCGCGCGCTTTGCGTCTGTAA